The following coding sequences are from one Streptomyces sp. NBC_01294 window:
- a CDS encoding DUF2637 domain-containing protein, whose translation MAAMQLTRTHRILIGVVVAGAVVIAGIGFAGSYAAVRTLAEQKGFGSFALVFPIGIDAGICVLLALDLLLTWLRIPFPLLRQTAWLLTAATIAFNGAASWPDPLGVGMHAVIPLLFVVTVEAARHAVGRIADITADRHMEGVRITRWLLSPIPTFKLWRRMKLWELRSYEQAVGMEQDRLIYQARLQARYGRSWRRKAPVEALMPLKLARIGVPLKETAPEALAVTGIEPAVLPPLAQQGVAGAPALAAAAAAPEFAQQRQEQLQQQALQAQQPEGAAHGQAAVVQSPAAAAAAAVTHAPPPFAVEPTAMPAAHNSAWFAAPLAPQAAYEGGYNPQYVEGLEPTPVLPPMGPEEQRQAQPDVPIPGPRREEDQQAAQAAQNVQGAAQAPEEGPDPETPDEAEFAEVAYKVFCALSDEKQDYPSVEALDIHLSDGYGVTHPRSGSLLRRMIPAFKLRYNKDREAEHIA comes from the coding sequence GTGGCCGCGATGCAGCTGACTCGTACGCACCGGATACTCATCGGCGTCGTGGTCGCGGGGGCCGTGGTCATCGCGGGGATCGGTTTCGCGGGCTCGTACGCCGCGGTGCGCACCCTCGCCGAGCAGAAGGGCTTCGGCAGCTTCGCGCTGGTGTTCCCGATCGGCATCGACGCGGGCATCTGCGTGCTGCTGGCGCTGGACCTGCTGCTGACGTGGCTGCGCATACCCTTCCCGCTGCTGCGCCAGACGGCGTGGCTGCTGACGGCGGCGACGATCGCCTTCAACGGTGCGGCTTCGTGGCCCGACCCGCTGGGTGTCGGGATGCACGCCGTGATCCCGCTCCTGTTCGTGGTGACGGTGGAGGCCGCGCGGCACGCGGTGGGCCGGATCGCGGACATCACCGCGGACCGGCACATGGAGGGTGTGCGCATCACGCGGTGGCTGCTGTCGCCGATACCGACGTTCAAGCTGTGGCGGCGGATGAAGCTGTGGGAGCTGCGCTCCTACGAGCAGGCGGTCGGCATGGAGCAGGACCGGCTGATCTACCAGGCCCGTCTGCAGGCGCGGTACGGGCGCTCCTGGCGGCGGAAGGCGCCGGTGGAGGCGCTGATGCCGCTGAAGCTGGCGCGGATCGGTGTGCCGTTGAAGGAGACGGCGCCGGAGGCGCTGGCGGTGACGGGGATCGAGCCGGCGGTGTTGCCTCCGCTGGCGCAGCAGGGTGTGGCGGGTGCTCCGGCGCTGGCGGCCGCGGCGGCCGCGCCGGAGTTCGCCCAGCAGCGCCAGGAGCAGCTCCAGCAGCAGGCGCTGCAGGCCCAGCAGCCCGAGGGCGCGGCCCACGGGCAGGCTGCGGTGGTGCAGTCCCCGGCGGCCGCGGCGGCCGCGGCCGTCACGCACGCCCCGCCGCCCTTCGCGGTGGAGCCGACGGCGATGCCCGCGGCCCACAACAGCGCGTGGTTCGCCGCGCCGCTGGCTCCGCAGGCGGCGTACGAGGGCGGCTACAACCCTCAGTACGTGGAGGGTCTGGAGCCGACGCCGGTCCTGCCCCCGATGGGCCCGGAGGAGCAGCGGCAGGCGCAGCCGGACGTTCCGATCCCGGGTCCCCGCCGTGAGGAGGACCAGCAGGCCGCCCAGGCCGCCCAGAACGTGCAGGGCGCCGCGCAGGCCCCGGAGGAGGGTCCGGACCCGGAGACCCCCGACGAGGCGGAGTTCGCCGAGGTCGCGTACAAGGTGTTCTGCGCGTTGTCCGACGAGAAGCAGGACTACCCGTCGGTCGAGGCGCTCGACATACACCTCTCGGACGGTTACGGCGTGACCCACCCGCGGAGCGGTTCGCTGCTCCGCCGGATGATCCCGGCGTTCAAGCTGCGCTACAACAAGGACCGCGAGGCCGAGCACATCGCGTAG